The following nucleotide sequence is from Methylocystis iwaonis.
TGGGCGAAATGCGTCGCCGGGGTGGAGATTGTCCGCTCCACGATCCAGGCGATGGGCGACAGACGAGGCGACCGATACAGATATTGATCCCAGCGCAATTCGCTGTGCGCGGCCGTGACCACGAGGAGCTTCACCAGCCCGTAGGCGACGGCGAAGGGTCCGGCGCCGAGAGAGACGAAGAAGGCGTTCGTCCAGATGTTCGGCATGAGGAAGGAATAGAGGAAGCCGTTCCGGAAGGTCATGCGTGCACCCATATAGGGCGCCGAATGATGGGCGCGGTGCCAAAGCCAAGTGTATTTGGTGTGGCCCAGCCGATGCCACCAATATTGAACCATGTCCTCCCCGATCAGATAAACGGGGATCCAGGCCACCCAGCTCAAGTGGCTGAACCTGTCCCGCCATTCCGGGACCAGCGCCGCGGCGCCGCCTAGGACCAGCGCGAAAACCGCCGGCCGGCTCGCCAGTGGAAAGGCGATCGAAGCGAGATCGAGCGTCGTTTCGTCTCTGTCGGCTTTCGACAGATCGAGCCGCCCGGCGGCGGCCTCGGCCACGCTGAGCAGCACAAGGATCACGAGCGCAGAGTGGTTGAGCAATGTGACGAGCAAGACCTGCCGCCTTTCCGCTGGATGTCGCCGACTCAGCCCGGCGCGAAGGGATGCTTGGCGGTGACGCGGGCCGAGAGGACAGATTTCGCCGACGGATCGCCCGCGAGCGCCCGCGCGATGGCCTCCTTCGTGGCGCGATAGTTGAAGTCCTGGATTTTCCTGTCGTCGGCGGCGTCCCAGTGAATGAAGACTCCGACAGAGATGAAGAGGTCTTCCGCCTGCTCGACCGGGATGATTCCCTCGGCGACCGAGTCCGCGACAGCCTTGGCGACGCCGTGCTGCGCCGGTCCGAACAGCTGGATCGCCTGACGGGCATTCTTGATGGTCACCTTGTTAAACAGGATTGTGTAGGGCTTGACGAGAAGGTTCGGCGCAATGACCGCGAGCAAGGTGGTGAAGCCGGGCTTATTGTTGACGAGCGCATTGGCGAAGGCCTTTTCGGCGGCGCTGCCGCGCGGGCCGATCAGGAGATGATATGCGCGACCTCATTGCCGTCGCCAACGAGGGCCTCGCCGACGCCAAGCTTCGAAAGCCCGGCGCTTTGCTGCGTCGTTTTGGGCGCGAAAATGCTGAGAAACTTGGTTAGAAGCGACATCAAGACCTCTACTTGGGCGAGTTGGCTGCGGGTGCGGGAAACGCGGTCGCACCCGCAGCTTTCCCCGGGAGGACGGCAAGGCCGTCTCCCCAGCGGTTTGCGTTCGCTGGATCAGTTGGCCGCGAACGGATGCTTCGCTTCGTTGCGCTTCGCGACGACTTCGGAAGCCTTCGGCTCGCCGGCGACCGCGCGCGCGATGGCCTCTTTCGTGGCCTGGTAGTTGTAGTCCTGGATCTTCTTGTCGTCATTTGCTTCCCAATGGATGAACACGCCCACCGAGATGAAAAGGTCGTCCGCCTCTTCGAGAGGAATGACGCCTTCGGCGACAGAGTCGGCGACGGCCTTGGCGACGCCATGCTGCGCCGGACCAAAGAGCTGCACCGCCTGCTTTGCGCCCTTGATGGTGACCTTGTTAAAAAGAATGGTGTTTGGCTTCGCGAGGAGATTGGGTGCGATCACGGCGAGCAGTGTCGTGAAGCCATCCTTGTTGTTGACGAGCGCATTGGCGAAGGCGAGCTCCGCCGCGGAGCCGCGCGGTCCAATCAGCAGATCGATGTGAGCAACTTCGTTCCCTTCGCCCACGAGGGACTCGCCGACGAGAAGCTTGTTGATTTTAGCCATGTAACAATCCTTTTGACGCGCCCGCCCCTCCGCGGGCCGTCATAATCATACCTAATTGGTAGAGATTAGCAACGGTGTCGACCAAGTAAAATTCATCCGTCCCGACGCACGTAGTCGTCGGCGCCGCCCCGATCGTCACCAATAGCGCCATGGCCTGCCGTAGACGCCGGGCCCCTGGGCGGGGCGGAATAGGAGGCGGCCCGCCGGTCGGCGGCGCGATCAAGGTCGGTGTCGAGCAGACACTTGGAAAAGCCGTCCGTTCTTGGCTGAAAGCCCTAAGACCGGTAGCGGGTTTCGTCCGCCGCGCGTCGTTGCGCAAGCCACTATCAGGAGGCTCAAGGCGATCACAAGGCGACGGTGGACTTCCTGCTGACGGCAAAGCGGGATCGCAAAGCGGCGTTGCGGTTCCTGCGCCGAGCGATCGGCAGAACGGCGCGCCGAAGATGATCACGATCGACAAGAGTGGCGCCAGCACCGCTGCGATCGAGAGCTACAATGCAGAGAACGAGGCGGACATCGAGATCAGGCGAAGGAAATATCTGAACAACATCGTCGAACAGGACCGCCGAGCGATCAAGCGGGTGGTGCGGCCGGCGCTGGGGTTCAAATCCTTTCGCTCGGCCGCAGCAACGCTCGCCGGCGTCGAGCTCATGCACATGATCCGAAAAGGGCAGTTGCAAACGACGGGCAAATTGCGCCCAGCAAAGCAGTTCTATGCTCTCGCGGCGTAAGCCGCGAGAGGCCCGCTGCCCTGCCTCTCGAGGCTTACGCAAAATTTACGACAGAACCCAAAATTTCCTGTGCTTTTTCGGTCGCCGCGAGTTCCGCGCTCATGCTGGAAGCCCGCCATCAATGATTATAGGACTATAACACACTATAAAAATACAGAAATAAATCTGAGGCCGCTGGGCCGTAATCCGTGAGGAAAGCGGAATATGCGAGAAAATACGGACTATGTGTGGTAAGCCCGTCTTGAATGCCTCAGTTCGGCGGATTAATATCATAGTCGATGAATAGATAAATAGATTGGGTAAGGCGAATAGGAATGCGTAGGAGATGGCTCGCGATCATCGGCGTCGCTGCGGTCGGCGGCGCCGCGCTATCGGTAACGGCTCTCCGCTCGGAAACGGATCAGCGACTTATCGGCGCCGCCGCCTTCAGCGACTGGCGCGCGGATGCGCCTGGCGCATGGCGGCGGATTGGCCCGCAAGATTTACCGCGCCCGCTCGCGAGCGAGCCCAAAGCGGAGCGCTCCCAGGTCGTTCCGCGGCCCGAGGGCGCTGCGCTCAAAACGCTCGTGGGTTTCGAGGCTGAAGTTTTCGCTTCTGGGCTGAACGGACCGCGCGTTCTTAAATTTGCGCCCAACGGCGATTTGTTCGTGACGGAGAGCAACGCCGGACGCGTGCGCGTGTTTCGAATGAAGGACGAAGATATCAAGCCCGCGCAAAGCGAGATTTTCGCCGCCGAGCTCGAGCGGCCCTACGGTGTCGCCTTCTATCCGCCCGGCCCCAACCCACAATATGTCTATGTTGGAACGGTCTCGAAGGTCGTGCGCTTCCCTTACAAGCAAGGGGACCTCAAAGCGGCCGGCCCCGCCGAAATCGTCGCCGGTCCGCTGCCGGCGGAAAGCGGCCACTGGACCCGCGACATTGCCTTCTCGCCCGATGGAAAGACGCTCTTCGTCGCGGTTGGGTCCAAGAGCAATGTCGCGGATGGCCATGTTCGTCCTTCCGTCGCGGAAGTCGCCGAACTCGAGGCCAAGAATGGCGTTGGCGCAAGCTCGGGGCCCGAACTCGATCGCGCCGCCGTGCTCGCTTTTGATCCCGATGGCGCAAACAAGCGAATCTATGCGACGGGCATCCGCAACTGTTCCGGCTTACGCTTGCGGCCGAAGTCCGAGGATCTCTGGTGCGTCGTCAATGAGCGCGACATGCTCGGCGACGACTTGCCGCCCGATTATGCGACGCGCGTGAAGCCGGGCGCCTTTTATGGATGGCCGTGGTATTACATCGGCGGCAATCCCGATCCGCGTCATCTCGGCGCAAGGCCGGATCTCGCAGACAAGGTCACGATACCGGACATTCTCCTGCAGCCTCATTCCGCCCCGCTCGGCCTCGCCTTTTACGATGGCGCGCAATTCCCGGCCGACTATAAAGGCGACGCGTTCGTGACGCTCCATGGTTCCTGGAATCGCGCCAAACGCACGGGCTACAAGGTCGTTCGTTTGAAGTTCAAAGATGGCGAACCGACAGGCGAATACCAGGATTTCCTGACGGGATTTGTCGTGGATGACACAAGGGTATGGGGGCGACCCGTCGATGCAACGGTCGCGCCCGACGGATCACTCCTCGTCAGCGAAGACGGGAACGGCGTCATCTTCAGAGTGCGCTACGTGGGCAGATGAGAGATGCTAATCGCTTCGTAAGGCTCGAGGGTGATGTCACATTAACTCGTTCAAGGCGTAGCGAAGCCTATCGGTCTCGATTTCAGCCAGGTAACGCCATGGATCTCCACTCAGCATCGCCCTGAGGCGATGCAGA
It contains:
- a CDS encoding sterol desaturase family protein; its protein translation is MLVTLLNHSALVILVLLSVAEAAAGRLDLSKADRDETTLDLASIAFPLASRPAVFALVLGGAAALVPEWRDRFSHLSWVAWIPVYLIGEDMVQYWWHRLGHTKYTWLWHRAHHSAPYMGARMTFRNGFLYSFLMPNIWTNAFFVSLGAGPFAVAYGLVKLLVVTAAHSELRWDQYLYRSPRLSPIAWIVERTISTPATHFAHHALSEADGVGHYRGNFGNLLFFWDVLFGTALITRRYPPASGVENDLEYGRERWWVQLFVPMFQSRRRQSDYNSASYWFSRTPSRAPVEQSRA
- the fae gene encoding formaldehyde-activating enzyme; this translates as MAKINKLLVGESLVGEGNEVAHIDLLIGPRGSAAELAFANALVNNKDGFTTLLAVIAPNLLAKPNTILFNKVTIKGAKQAVQLFGPAQHGVAKAVADSVAEGVIPLEEADDLFISVGVFIHWEANDDKKIQDYNYQATKEAIARAVAGEPKASEVVAKRNEAKHPFAAN
- a CDS encoding PQQ-dependent sugar dehydrogenase, coding for MRRRWLAIIGVAAVGGAALSVTALRSETDQRLIGAAAFSDWRADAPGAWRRIGPQDLPRPLASEPKAERSQVVPRPEGAALKTLVGFEAEVFASGLNGPRVLKFAPNGDLFVTESNAGRVRVFRMKDEDIKPAQSEIFAAELERPYGVAFYPPGPNPQYVYVGTVSKVVRFPYKQGDLKAAGPAEIVAGPLPAESGHWTRDIAFSPDGKTLFVAVGSKSNVADGHVRPSVAEVAELEAKNGVGASSGPELDRAAVLAFDPDGANKRIYATGIRNCSGLRLRPKSEDLWCVVNERDMLGDDLPPDYATRVKPGAFYGWPWYYIGGNPDPRHLGARPDLADKVTIPDILLQPHSAPLGLAFYDGAQFPADYKGDAFVTLHGSWNRAKRTGYKVVRLKFKDGEPTGEYQDFLTGFVVDDTRVWGRPVDATVAPDGSLLVSEDGNGVIFRVRYVGR